Proteins encoded within one genomic window of Acidovorax sp. 107:
- a CDS encoding amino acid ABC transporter ATP-binding protein: MATAVETTPAPAHDGIVVGEPPIVDITALRKSYGSNEVLKGIDLKVQRGEVIAIIGKSGSGKSTLLRCVNGLEEFQEGALSVNGQKLLHDSPAAMRALRQQVGMIFQSFNLFPHLSVGRNIMLAPTLVKARDAKAAEAQARQLLQRVGLAEKFDAMPDQLSGGQQQRVAIARALAMEPQVLLCDEITSALDPELVGEVLRVVESLAQEGMTLMMVTHEMAFARKVSDRVIFMHQGRVHEQGTPAQLFGSPQTPELQQFLSSLHD, encoded by the coding sequence ATGGCAACCGCCGTTGAAACCACCCCCGCCCCCGCGCATGACGGCATCGTGGTGGGCGAGCCCCCCATCGTGGACATCACCGCCTTGCGCAAGTCCTACGGCAGCAACGAGGTGCTCAAGGGCATTGACCTCAAGGTGCAGCGCGGCGAGGTGATTGCCATCATCGGCAAGAGCGGCTCGGGCAAGAGTACGCTGCTGCGCTGCGTGAACGGGCTGGAAGAGTTTCAGGAAGGCGCGCTCAGCGTCAACGGCCAGAAGCTGCTGCACGACAGCCCCGCAGCCATGCGCGCGCTGCGCCAGCAGGTGGGCATGATATTCCAGAGCTTCAACCTGTTTCCGCACCTCAGCGTGGGCCGCAACATCATGCTCGCGCCCACCTTGGTGAAGGCGCGCGATGCCAAGGCCGCCGAGGCGCAGGCGCGTCAGCTGCTGCAGCGTGTGGGTTTGGCTGAGAAGTTTGATGCCATGCCCGACCAGCTCTCGGGCGGCCAGCAGCAGCGCGTGGCTATAGCCCGCGCGCTGGCCATGGAGCCGCAGGTGCTGCTGTGCGACGAGATCACCTCGGCGCTGGACCCTGAACTCGTGGGCGAAGTGCTGCGCGTGGTGGAGTCGTTAGCGCAAGAAGGCATGACGCTGATGATGGTCACGCACGAGATGGCGTTCGCCCGCAAGGTGAGCGACCGCGTGATCTTCATGCACCAGGGTCGGGTGCACGAGCAAGGCACACCTGCTCAGCTGTTTGGCAGCCCGCAGACGCCTGAACTGCAGCAGTTTTTGTCGTCGTTGCACGACTGA
- a CDS encoding DUF2752 domain-containing protein, whose protein sequence is MAATPSWLGRGGLGLGCGFRALTGMPCPLCGGTHTCAALVQGDWAAAWAANPGALVLLLWLVLLAGQAVVEGAQGRRRVARWPWWHPAVLAAVGGGLAVSWVLRLTGLV, encoded by the coding sequence ATGGCTGCCACGCCGTCGTGGCTGGGGCGGGGCGGGCTGGGCCTGGGCTGCGGGTTTCGCGCGCTGACGGGCATGCCCTGCCCGCTGTGCGGCGGCACCCATACCTGTGCAGCCCTGGTCCAGGGCGACTGGGCGGCCGCCTGGGCCGCTAACCCGGGCGCGCTGGTGCTGCTGCTGTGGCTGGTGCTACTGGCGGGCCAGGCGGTGGTCGAAGGCGCCCAGGGCCGCCGCCGCGTGGCGCGCTGGCCGTGGTGGCACCCAGCGGTGTTGGCCGCAGTGGGCGGTGGGCTGGCGGTGTCCTGGGTCTTGCGCCTGACCGGACTCGTATAA
- a CDS encoding carboxylesterase/lipase family protein, with protein sequence MTVGTAEPRVTLAHGGQLRGLWEEGVRVFCGMPYAQAPRGALRFAAPVPASPWIGVRDATAFAPMAPQLPRTARADAPMLGGDDCLAINVWAPPAEPGAHLPVMVWVHGGGFFRGAASEPLYDGAVLARRGVVLVSVQYRLGIDGFLHFEGEEQAAPANRGLLDLMLALQWVRDHIHAWGGDAARTTVFGQSAGAGAVACLMGMPVSRGLFQRVILQSPSVACQTLEEAAAARRAVATLAGVEPTLTALAGAPQTVVLHAVHRLASEPALRQQHGLGGRNFFPLRPVVDGQVLTAPPVEALAQQWAAQPPDLQVLVGSNAQEMRLYHVPGGAIDRVTEAQVHAFAQDVGLSPGAAEALRHLLPPAQQTPGEWLCALQSDYYYRVPAQRIAALASRWARSAHGYEFTWPSPQWRGRLGAAHGVELPFVFGNLRTSTGQELAGPAPPAALSEALQQRWVAFARDGHPGWAPYAGAQPSVEHVGETLFCAPHTQPEQFVLWEGVL encoded by the coding sequence ATGACGGTGGGCACTGCGGAGCCCCGAGTCACGCTGGCCCATGGTGGGCAGCTGCGCGGCCTGTGGGAGGAGGGCGTGCGTGTCTTCTGTGGCATGCCCTACGCACAGGCGCCACGCGGCGCGCTGCGGTTTGCGGCGCCGGTGCCAGCTTCGCCGTGGATCGGTGTGCGCGATGCCACGGCGTTCGCGCCCATGGCACCCCAGCTGCCCCGCACCGCGCGTGCCGATGCGCCCATGCTGGGGGGCGACGACTGCCTGGCCATCAACGTGTGGGCGCCGCCCGCTGAACCTGGCGCGCATCTGCCCGTGATGGTGTGGGTGCATGGCGGCGGCTTCTTTCGCGGCGCGGCCAGCGAGCCGCTGTACGACGGCGCGGTGCTCGCGCGGCGGGGCGTGGTGCTGGTGTCGGTGCAGTACCGGCTGGGCATAGACGGTTTTTTGCACTTCGAGGGCGAGGAGCAGGCTGCGCCTGCCAATCGCGGCCTGCTGGACTTGATGTTGGCACTGCAGTGGGTGCGGGACCATATCCACGCCTGGGGCGGCGATGCAGCGCGCACCACCGTGTTCGGCCAGTCGGCCGGCGCCGGGGCCGTGGCCTGCTTGATGGGCATGCCCGTGTCGCGCGGGCTGTTCCAGCGTGTCATTCTGCAAAGCCCCAGCGTGGCCTGCCAAACTTTGGAGGAAGCCGCCGCCGCGCGCCGCGCCGTAGCCACGCTGGCCGGGGTGGAGCCCACCCTGACTGCATTAGCAGGAGCGCCGCAGACCGTTGTGTTGCACGCCGTGCACCGGCTGGCGTCCGAGCCTGCGCTGCGGCAGCAGCACGGGCTGGGCGGGCGCAACTTCTTTCCTCTGCGGCCCGTGGTCGATGGCCAAGTGCTCACCGCACCGCCAGTGGAGGCGCTTGCGCAGCAGTGGGCGGCCCAGCCGCCCGACCTGCAGGTGCTGGTGGGCAGCAACGCGCAGGAGATGCGCCTGTACCATGTGCCCGGCGGCGCCATAGACCGGGTGACGGAGGCGCAGGTCCATGCCTTCGCGCAGGATGTGGGTTTGAGCCCTGGTGCCGCCGAGGCCCTGCGCCACCTGCTGCCGCCCGCGCAGCAAACGCCCGGGGAGTGGCTGTGTGCATTGCAGTCCGACTACTACTACCGCGTGCCCGCGCAACGCATTGCCGCGCTGGCCAGCCGCTGGGCCCGCAGCGCCCATGGCTATGAGTTCACCTGGCCCTCGCCGCAGTGGCGCGGGCGCCTGGGCGCTGCGCACGGGGTGGAGTTGCCGTTTGTGTTCGGCAATCTTCGCACATCCACGGGGCAGGAGCTGGCAGGGCCCGCGCCGCCCGCTGCGCTGTCCGAAGCGCTTCAGCAACGCTGGGTGGCGTTTGCGCGGGATGGCCACCCTGGATGGGCGCCGTATGCCGGCGCACAGCCGTCGGTCGAGCATGTGGGCGAGACACTGTTCTGCGCGCCCCACACGCAGCCGGAGCAGTTCGTGCTGTGGGAGGGCGTGCTGTAG
- a CDS encoding FAD-binding oxidoreductase: protein MNAPTAAAHLLPEIQLRDVPQALIDALQARFGAQCSLAQAVREQHGRDEGSLQAPPPSAVVFAESTQDVSDAVKLASQYNVPVIPYGAGSSLEGHLLAVQGGISIDVSRMNQVLSINAEDLTVTVQPGITRKALNEAIKDTGLFFPIDPGADASIGGMSATRASGTNAVRYGTMRENVLALEVVTASGEIIHTGTRAKKSSAGYDLTRLMVGSEGTLGIMTEITVRLYPLPEAVSAAICSFPSIEAAVRTTIQIIQIGVPIARVELIDHHTVRMVNAHSKLTLREEPMLLMEFHGSPASVKEQAEMVQDIASEFGGQAFEWASTPEERTRLWTARHNAYFAAVQSRPGCRAISTDTCVPISRLADCLLESVDEVEASGIPYFLVGHVGDGNFHFGYLIDPNSAEERTKAEAMNHTLVARALSMGGTCTGEHGVGIHKMGFLLDETGTGAVDMMRAIKRALDPKNILNPGKIFIL from the coding sequence ATGAACGCCCCCACCGCTGCCGCCCACCTGCTGCCCGAAATCCAACTGCGCGACGTGCCCCAGGCCCTCATCGATGCGCTGCAAGCGCGCTTCGGCGCGCAGTGCTCGCTGGCCCAGGCCGTGCGCGAGCAGCACGGGCGCGACGAAGGCTCGCTGCAGGCCCCGCCACCCAGCGCCGTGGTGTTTGCCGAAAGCACGCAGGACGTGTCCGACGCGGTCAAACTGGCCAGCCAGTACAACGTGCCCGTGATCCCCTACGGCGCAGGCTCGTCGCTCGAAGGCCACCTGCTGGCCGTGCAGGGCGGCATCAGCATCGATGTGAGCCGCATGAACCAGGTGCTCAGCATCAACGCTGAAGACCTCACCGTGACGGTGCAGCCAGGCATCACGCGCAAGGCCTTGAACGAGGCCATCAAGGACACCGGCCTGTTCTTCCCCATCGACCCCGGCGCTGACGCCAGCATCGGCGGCATGAGCGCCACGCGCGCCAGCGGCACCAACGCCGTGCGCTACGGCACCATGCGCGAGAACGTGCTGGCGCTGGAGGTGGTGACTGCCAGCGGCGAGATCATCCACACCGGCACGCGTGCCAAGAAGAGCAGCGCGGGCTACGACCTCACGCGCCTGATGGTGGGCAGCGAGGGCACGCTGGGCATCATGACCGAGATCACCGTGCGCCTGTACCCGCTGCCCGAAGCGGTGAGCGCCGCCATCTGCTCCTTCCCCAGCATCGAAGCGGCCGTGCGCACCACCATTCAGATCATCCAGATCGGCGTGCCGATTGCACGCGTGGAACTCATCGACCACCACACCGTGCGCATGGTGAACGCGCACAGCAAGCTGACCCTGCGCGAGGAACCCATGCTGCTCATGGAGTTCCACGGCTCGCCCGCCAGCGTGAAGGAACAGGCCGAGATGGTGCAAGACATTGCCAGCGAATTTGGCGGCCAGGCCTTTGAATGGGCCAGCACGCCCGAAGAACGCACCCGCCTGTGGACCGCCCGGCACAACGCCTACTTTGCCGCCGTGCAAAGCCGCCCCGGCTGCCGCGCCATCAGCACAGACACCTGCGTGCCCATCAGCCGCCTGGCCGACTGCCTGCTCGAATCGGTGGACGAGGTGGAAGCCAGCGGCATCCCCTACTTCCTCGTCGGCCACGTGGGCGACGGCAACTTCCACTTCGGCTACCTCATCGACCCGAACAGCGCCGAAGAACGCACCAAGGCCGAAGCCATGAACCACACCCTGGTGGCCCGGGCCCTGAGCATGGGCGGCACCTGCACGGGTGAGCACGGCGTGGGCATCCACAAAATGGGCTTTTTGCTGGACGAAACCGGCACCGGCGCGGTGGACATGATGCGCGCCATCAAACGCGCGCTGGACCCGAAGAACATTCTGAATCCGGGGAAGATTTTCATCCTGTGA
- a CDS encoding tripartite tricarboxylate transporter substrate binding protein encodes MTSAFTRVPRTVALAALACLAGGALAQQPAAYPAKPIQLIAQQPPGSGSDAMTRVWADCAARELGQPVVVQNKPGANGILAVNYLKAQPADGYNLLSIGMSQMTITPYVYKQQPYDPLRDFDGVAVLGTSPLVLAVPAGQGIASLADLQKLARATPGGINFGSPGKGSPAHLLTSALVEKLGVPGTHVPFVGEGAGLTALMGQQIHAMTLVIGTAAAQVKAGKLVPLALFGTQRSPLLPDVPTIAEALPAASDLARPAWIAVVAKAGTPPELLNRLNAATEKCRGGDAQYKSRLEAMNVTLTATAPADARAWAARDAAVWRPLIDKLGLATE; translated from the coding sequence ATGACCTCAGCATTCACGCGCGTTCCACGCACGGTCGCGCTGGCCGCACTCGCCTGCCTGGCCGGTGGCGCCCTGGCACAGCAGCCCGCAGCCTACCCGGCGAAACCCATCCAGCTCATCGCCCAGCAGCCGCCGGGCAGCGGCTCGGACGCGATGACCCGCGTGTGGGCTGATTGCGCCGCGCGCGAGCTGGGCCAGCCCGTGGTGGTGCAGAACAAGCCCGGGGCCAACGGCATCCTGGCCGTCAACTACCTCAAGGCCCAGCCTGCAGATGGCTACAACCTGCTGAGCATCGGCATGTCGCAGATGACCATCACGCCCTACGTCTACAAGCAGCAGCCTTATGACCCGCTGCGCGACTTTGACGGCGTGGCTGTGCTGGGCACATCGCCGCTGGTGCTGGCTGTGCCAGCGGGGCAGGGCATTGCCAGCTTGGCGGATCTGCAGAAGCTGGCGCGCGCCACCCCGGGCGGTATCAACTTCGGTTCGCCGGGCAAGGGCAGCCCGGCGCACCTGCTGACCTCTGCGCTCGTCGAAAAGCTGGGCGTGCCCGGCACCCATGTGCCCTTTGTGGGCGAGGGCGCGGGCCTCACCGCGCTCATGGGCCAGCAGATCCACGCGATGACGCTGGTGATTGGCACGGCGGCCGCGCAGGTCAAGGCGGGCAAGCTGGTGCCTCTGGCGCTGTTTGGTACGCAGCGCTCGCCCTTGCTGCCCGATGTGCCCACCATCGCCGAGGCCCTGCCCGCCGCCAGCGACCTGGCGCGGCCCGCGTGGATTGCCGTGGTGGCCAAGGCCGGCACCCCGCCCGAGCTGCTGAACCGGCTCAATGCCGCCACAGAGAAATGCCGGGGCGGCGATGCGCAGTACAAGTCCCGCCTCGAAGCCATGAACGTCACGCTCACTGCCACCGCGCCGGCCGACGCACGCGCCTGGGCGGCACGCGATGCGGCCGTGTGGCGCCCACTGATCGACAAGCTGGGCCTGGCCACCGAATGA
- a CDS encoding DUF1801 domain-containing protein, which yields MATRSAPALLEDIRFLGETQYAMVQAVRALVLQPPFEAPTEEVKYGGILFAAQGVSFCGVFAYQGHVSVEFGRGAHISDPFAHLEGAGKERRHLKLRSIDDLVNKQLAQYLPLALEAARANT from the coding sequence GTGGCCACACGCTCTGCCCCCGCATTGCTTGAAGACATCCGCTTCCTTGGCGAAACCCAGTACGCCATGGTGCAGGCCGTGCGCGCCCTGGTGCTGCAGCCGCCTTTTGAGGCGCCCACGGAAGAGGTGAAATACGGTGGCATTCTGTTTGCCGCGCAGGGGGTGTCGTTCTGCGGCGTGTTCGCCTACCAGGGGCATGTGTCGGTGGAGTTCGGGCGGGGCGCGCACATCAGCGACCCCTTCGCCCACCTGGAGGGGGCGGGCAAGGAGCGCAGGCACCTGAAGCTGCGCTCTATCGACGACCTGGTGAACAAGCAACTGGCGCAGTACCTGCCCCTGGCGCTGGAAGCCGCGCGGGCAAACACATAG
- a CDS encoding TetR family transcriptional regulator: MNHRVSPKTGARRTHAERSAATRQHLIATAIDVIQHRSLEEMSIHELAKSAGMTSGAVQHHFESKAVLMMNVLSELIESTMRSGELWPSPALPARERAAKFVQAVWILVYAQPRFIVAWNIYLGCRNQPEVLGHIAELRQIVQARMHEGFFGAFPELAAEPDRDGLLGLVLSSLRGLGLLQLFAPAPQSAPPTVPDAAQQAQLSCLADWIAARCEAAAVPPKARTRRR; the protein is encoded by the coding sequence ATGAACCACCGTGTTTCCCCCAAGACAGGAGCGCGCCGCACCCATGCCGAGCGCAGCGCCGCCACCCGCCAGCACCTGATTGCCACGGCCATCGACGTGATCCAGCACCGCAGCCTGGAGGAGATGTCCATCCACGAGCTGGCCAAGTCAGCGGGCATGACCTCGGGCGCGGTGCAGCACCACTTCGAATCGAAAGCGGTGCTGATGATGAATGTGCTCAGTGAGCTGATCGAGTCCACCATGCGCTCGGGCGAGCTTTGGCCCAGCCCGGCGCTGCCAGCGCGCGAGCGGGCGGCGAAGTTTGTGCAGGCGGTGTGGATCCTGGTCTATGCGCAGCCGCGCTTTATCGTGGCCTGGAACATTTACCTGGGCTGTCGCAACCAGCCCGAAGTGTTGGGCCACATTGCCGAGCTGCGCCAGATCGTGCAGGCGCGCATGCACGAAGGCTTCTTCGGCGCCTTCCCCGAACTGGCGGCAGAGCCCGACCGCGATGGCCTGCTGGGCCTGGTGCTGTCGTCGCTGCGCGGGCTGGGGCTGCTGCAGTTGTTTGCACCCGCACCACAGTCTGCACCGCCCACCGTGCCCGATGCTGCCCAGCAGGCGCAACTGTCCTGCCTGGCCGACTGGATTGCCGCCCGGTGCGAAGCCGCTGCTGTGCCTCCAAAGGCGCGCACACGCCGCCGCTGA
- a CDS encoding amino acid ABC transporter permease, with protein sequence MVEFSLWDILRNLLLAARWTVSLSLIAFIGGGLVGLVLLVLRLSKLRGVDRAVGVYVQVFQGTPLLMQLFLAYFGIALFGIKTSPWTAAAVALTLYTSAYLTEIWRGCVASIPKGQWEAAQSLALNFGEQLRHVVLPQALRIAVPPTVGFLVQVIKGTALASLIGFVELTKAGSMISNATYQPFLVYACVALLYFALCFPVSLVAQSLERKLHGNRR encoded by the coding sequence ATGGTCGAGTTTTCTCTCTGGGACATCCTGCGCAACCTGCTGCTGGCAGCGCGCTGGACGGTGTCCCTGTCCCTCATCGCCTTTATCGGCGGCGGCCTGGTGGGGCTGGTGCTGCTGGTGCTGCGCCTGTCCAAGCTACGTGGCGTGGACCGTGCGGTGGGCGTCTACGTGCAGGTGTTCCAGGGCACGCCGCTGCTGATGCAGCTGTTCCTCGCGTACTTCGGCATTGCGCTGTTCGGTATCAAGACCTCGCCGTGGACGGCCGCTGCGGTGGCGCTCACGCTCTACACCAGCGCCTACCTCACCGAGATCTGGCGCGGCTGTGTGGCCTCCATCCCCAAGGGGCAGTGGGAGGCGGCGCAGAGCCTGGCGCTCAACTTCGGCGAGCAGCTGCGCCATGTGGTGTTGCCGCAGGCGCTGCGCATCGCGGTGCCGCCCACGGTGGGCTTTCTGGTGCAGGTGATCAAGGGCACGGCGCTGGCCTCGTTGATCGGCTTTGTCGAGCTGACCAAGGCGGGAAGCATGATCTCCAACGCCACCTACCAGCCCTTCCTTGTTTACGCCTGCGTGGCGCTGCTCTACTTTGCCCTGTGCTTCCCCGTGAGCCTGGTGGCGCAATCGCTTGAAAGGAAACTCCATGGCAACCGCCGTTGA
- a CDS encoding GntR family transcriptional regulator, translating to MTTATEISNRIIEAVMAQKLAPGSRLGEQQLAMLFDCSRTIVREALTRLATRGIVTVSARRGWYVIEPSQDEAREAFEARRVIELGLLHQLKVVDKTALRQLKSHLQREKAALAGTDVGMRSFLLGDFHVCLAECLGNSLLADTLRDFTARTTLIAMLYQSSHDAAQSCADHVRIVEALEAGDIARAEALMSEHIGTVQSALRLQASSDPLAGLRDALAPVSKSPEPATPPARARKPRAAKSSIPPASDPDAPADASTYLGALL from the coding sequence ATGACCACCGCCACCGAGATCAGCAACCGCATCATCGAAGCCGTGATGGCGCAAAAGCTCGCGCCCGGCTCCCGCCTCGGCGAGCAGCAGCTGGCCATGCTGTTCGACTGCAGCCGCACCATCGTGCGCGAGGCGCTCACGCGGCTGGCCACACGCGGCATCGTCACCGTCAGTGCCCGGCGCGGCTGGTATGTGATCGAGCCCTCGCAGGACGAAGCGCGCGAGGCCTTCGAGGCGCGCCGCGTGATCGAACTGGGTTTGCTGCACCAGCTCAAGGTGGTGGACAAGACGGCGCTGCGCCAGCTCAAGAGCCACCTGCAGCGCGAAAAAGCCGCGCTGGCGGGCACCGATGTGGGCATGCGCAGCTTTCTGCTGGGCGACTTTCATGTGTGCCTGGCCGAATGCCTGGGCAACAGCCTGCTGGCCGACACGCTGCGTGACTTCACGGCGCGCACCACGCTCATCGCCATGCTCTACCAGTCGTCGCACGATGCGGCGCAGAGCTGTGCCGACCATGTGCGCATCGTTGAGGCGCTGGAGGCGGGTGACATTGCCCGCGCCGAAGCACTCATGTCCGAGCACATCGGCACCGTGCAATCGGCCCTGCGCCTGCAGGCCAGCAGCGATCCGCTGGCCGGGTTGCGCGACGCGCTGGCACCGGTGAGCAAGAGCCCGGAACCAGCCACCCCACCAGCCCGCGCGCGCAAGCCCCGCGCTGCCAAGAGTTCCATCCCCCCAGCGTCTGACCCAGACGCACCTGCCGACGCATCCACCTACCTAGGAGCCCTGCTATGA
- a CDS encoding metallophosphoesterase has product MRIAFVSDIHGNLAALEAVAADITRRGADRVVNLGDNLSGPLLPRETAQWLMASDWLSLAGNHERQVLQLRPGHGGASDQYAHAQLTEAEFAWMRSLTQTLRLEEDMLLCHGSPRSDHEYLLETLDGSTVRAATPTEIDERLSGQYAPLVACGHTHVPRQVRLGAGVLLVNPGSVGLQAYGDDHPVAHKVENGTPDACYAIADRTAQGWQVAHHRVPYNHEPMALLAQRNGRPEWAHALRTGYMPV; this is encoded by the coding sequence ATGCGCATTGCTTTTGTCTCGGACATCCACGGCAACCTCGCGGCCCTTGAAGCCGTAGCGGCCGACATCACGCGCCGGGGCGCCGACCGTGTGGTCAACCTGGGCGACAACCTCTCGGGCCCGCTGCTGCCGCGCGAGACGGCGCAGTGGCTCATGGCCTCGGACTGGCTCTCGCTAGCGGGCAACCACGAGCGCCAGGTGCTGCAGCTGCGCCCAGGCCACGGTGGTGCATCGGACCAGTACGCGCACGCGCAGCTCACCGAGGCGGAATTTGCCTGGATGCGCAGCCTGACCCAAACCCTGCGCCTGGAAGAAGACATGCTGCTGTGCCACGGCTCGCCGCGCAGCGACCATGAATACCTGCTCGAAACGCTGGACGGCTCCACGGTACGCGCCGCCACCCCGACCGAGATCGACGAGCGCCTGTCGGGCCAATACGCCCCGCTGGTGGCCTGCGGCCACACCCATGTGCCGCGCCAGGTGCGGCTGGGAGCGGGCGTTTTGCTGGTTAACCCCGGCAGCGTGGGCCTGCAGGCCTATGGCGACGACCACCCTGTGGCCCACAAAGTCGAGAACGGCACGCCGGATGCGTGTTACGCCATCGCGGACCGCACAGCACAAGGCTGGCAAGTGGCGCACCACCGGGTGCCTTATAACCACGAGCCCATGGCGCTGCTGGCACAAAGGAATGGCAGACCGGAGTGGGCCCACGCGCTGCGCACGGGCTACATGCCGGTGTGA
- a CDS encoding amino acid ABC transporter permease: MLIALDFSAVFASWPLLVRGVVWTMGLTIVGTVLGLLLGTACAWARARNLGHRPTALRWVVASYVELVRNTPFIVQLFFLFFGLPALGLKLSPEFASVLAMVINLGAYSAEIIRAGIEATPRGQIEAAHSLALTPGQTFRRVVLPPALQKVWPAMVSQIIIVMLGSAVCGQISTPELSYAANLISSNTFRAFEAFILATAVYLVLSMLTRRLLMWMGARFLVGR, encoded by the coding sequence ATGCTGATTGCGCTCGATTTTTCTGCCGTCTTCGCGTCGTGGCCTTTGCTGGTGCGCGGCGTGGTCTGGACCATGGGCCTCACCATCGTGGGCACCGTGCTGGGCCTGCTGCTGGGCACGGCCTGCGCCTGGGCGCGGGCGCGCAACCTGGGCCACCGGCCCACGGCGCTGCGCTGGGTCGTGGCCAGCTATGTGGAGCTGGTGCGCAACACGCCGTTCATCGTGCAGCTGTTCTTCCTGTTCTTCGGGCTGCCCGCGTTGGGGCTCAAGCTCTCGCCCGAATTTGCATCGGTGCTTGCCATGGTGATCAACCTGGGCGCGTATTCGGCCGAGATCATCCGCGCGGGCATCGAGGCCACGCCACGTGGCCAGATCGAAGCCGCACACAGCCTGGCCCTCACGCCGGGCCAGACCTTCCGGCGTGTGGTGCTGCCGCCCGCGCTGCAAAAGGTGTGGCCCGCCATGGTCAGTCAGATCATCATCGTGATGCTGGGCTCTGCCGTGTGCGGGCAGATCTCCACACCCGAGCTGAGCTATGCCGCCAACCTCATCTCCAGCAACACCTTCCGCGCGTTCGAGGCCTTCATCCTGGCCACGGCCGTGTACCTGGTGCTGTCCATGTTGACCCGCCGCCTGCTGATGTGGATGGGTGCACGTTTTCTGGTGGGAAGGTAA
- a CDS encoding EF-hand domain-containing protein, producing MKALQRRNYSFDTRSVMLFAALSLGGVGALQAQTSSPSSPPQFGPQSKSSAQAGSGFSVGPNSGGISSAATAAFDKADVNKDGQLSVQEAATLPAISQRFKELDTDKNGSLSRAEFDKGVQS from the coding sequence ATGAAAGCACTGCAACGACGCAACTACTCGTTCGACACGCGCAGCGTGATGCTCTTCGCAGCCCTCTCTTTGGGTGGTGTGGGTGCCTTGCAGGCACAGACCTCATCACCGTCCTCCCCTCCCCAATTCGGTCCCCAGAGCAAGAGCTCCGCACAGGCAGGCTCGGGCTTTTCGGTGGGGCCCAACAGTGGTGGCATTTCATCCGCAGCCACTGCCGCCTTTGACAAGGCCGACGTGAACAAGGACGGCCAGCTGAGCGTGCAAGAGGCCGCCACGCTGCCAGCCATCAGCCAACGTTTCAAGGAACTCGACACCGACAAGAACGGATCGCTGTCCCGCGCAGAATTCGACAAGGGGGTGCAGTCCTGA
- a CDS encoding transporter substrate-binding domain-containing protein has translation MTTVRTVTSSTRRLTLGVLAATGLAAALMAPAAHAQNALDNILKAKEIKIAIPTDYPPYGFVGTDLKPQGLDVEMANYIGAKLGVKVELIPVTSANRIPYLQTQKADLVISTLGKNPEREKVIDFTAAYAPFFQAVFASKSLNIKSFADLAGKTVAVTRGAMEDQELAKVAPPGVDVKRFEDHAASIAAFVSGQTQAIATSASTAGTIMVKNPNLATEYKLLLKDSPNFIGVAKGEDKLRLRVNEIIAEARKSGDIDKLSSKWLGRPAGDLPL, from the coding sequence ATGACCACCGTCCGCACCGTCACCTCGTCCACCCGCCGCCTGACCCTGGGCGTGCTTGCCGCCACCGGCCTCGCAGCGGCATTGATGGCGCCCGCCGCCCACGCGCAGAACGCACTGGACAACATCCTCAAGGCCAAGGAAATCAAGATCGCCATCCCCACCGACTACCCGCCCTACGGCTTTGTCGGCACCGACCTCAAGCCCCAGGGCCTGGACGTGGAGATGGCCAACTACATCGGCGCCAAGCTGGGTGTGAAGGTCGAGCTGATCCCCGTGACCAGCGCCAACCGCATCCCCTACCTGCAAACGCAGAAGGCCGACCTCGTGATCTCCACGCTGGGCAAGAACCCCGAGCGCGAGAAGGTGATCGATTTCACGGCCGCCTACGCGCCGTTCTTCCAGGCCGTGTTTGCGAGCAAGAGCTTGAACATCAAGAGCTTTGCCGACCTGGCGGGCAAGACGGTGGCCGTGACGCGCGGCGCGATGGAAGACCAGGAGCTGGCCAAGGTTGCGCCCCCCGGCGTGGACGTGAAGCGCTTTGAAGACCACGCCGCCAGCATTGCGGCCTTTGTGTCGGGCCAGACGCAGGCGATTGCGACCAGCGCATCGACGGCCGGCACCATCATGGTCAAGAACCCCAACCTGGCCACCGAATACAAGCTGCTGCTCAAGGACAGCCCCAACTTCATCGGCGTGGCCAAGGGCGAAGACAAGCTGCGCCTGCGCGTGAACGAAATCATTGCCGAGGCGCGCAAGTCCGGCGACATCGACAAGCTGTCGAGCAAGTGGCTCGGCCGCCCTGCGGGCGACCTGCCCCTGTGA